The Aliiroseovarius sediminilitoris region TCGGTCTCTGGCCTGCTGGAGGGGGGTGGCATTTCGCAAGACCGGCCTTATCGCGCGCCCCATCACACAGCGTCGATGGCAGCGATTGTCGGCGGCGGACGCGGCGCTAAACCCGGCGAGATCAGCTTGGCCCATAACGGTGTTCTGTTCATGGATGAGTTTCCAGAGTTCAGCCGACAAGTGCTGGAAACCCTTCGCCAACCGTTGGAAACCGGCGATGTCACTGTCGCGCGCGCAAATGCGCATGTGCGCTATCCCAGTCGTTTTCTGCTGATCGCGGCTGCAAACCCATGCAAATGCGGCCATCTGACGGACCCCAACCGGGCCTGCAATCGTGCCCCTTTATGTGGTGACGATTACATGCAGCGGATATCCGGTCCGCTGTTGGATCGGTTCGACATGCGGGTCGAGGTGCCGCCGGTGACGTTTCAGGATCTCGACCTGCCCGCGAATGGTGAGCCGTCGCAAACGGTTGCACAGCGTGTAATGGTCGCCCGCGCCATTCAGGCTGATCGCTATGTGGGGCTAAATGGTGTGACGACCAATGCCGATATCGAAGGAAAGACCCTGACCGAATATGCCAGCCCGGATCAGGACGGGCGCGATACGCTGCTGAAGGCGTCCGAGCGGTTCGGCCTGTCCGCTCGCGGCTATCATCGGGTCTTGCGGGTTGCGCGCACCATCGCCGATCTGGCGGGCGCACCAGATGTCACCCGAAAACACGTGGCCGAGGCGCTTAGCTTTCGCCTTGTGTCCCATCGGGAAACTGTCGGTTGATGAAACTGGCCGCGCGTTGCAACGCAACGCGCGCTTCTGGCACCCACCCATCCAGTATGACCCATACATGTGGCGCGTCCGGCCATTCGTCCAGTTCGACCTGACCACCCGCATCTCGCAACCGCTGAGCCATCCGCAGACTTTCATCACGCAGGATTTCGGTTGTCGAGAACTGGAGGAAAGCTGGAGGTGGTGTCTTGAAGTCATGCAGAACCGGCGACGCGCGTTCGTCATCCGCGGGCTGTTCGCCAAGATAGTTTTCGACCACCAGATCGCGTCGTTCAGACGGTAAAAGCGGGTCTTTCGTTTTGTTGCTTTCGAACGAAGGCGAGGTGAACCGCAAATCCACAATCGGTGAAAAGGCAAAAACGGCACGCGGCGCGGGCAGCCGCCCGTCGATCTGGGCAAGCAGCGAAAAGGTCAGCCCGCCTCCTGCGCTGTCCCCGCCGATGATGATGTTTCGCGGCGCGTAGCCATTCGCGATCAATGCTTCATAGGTTGTGACACAATCGTCGAGCGCCGCCGGAAACGGATGTTCAGGTGCCTTGCGATAATCCGGAACGCAAATCCGCAGGCCGGTCAACCACGACAACCTTGCCAGCATTTTTCGATGGGTTTGCGGTGATCCCGCAACAAAGCCGCCGCCATGCAAATATAGAATGACCCTATCATTTGGCGCGGGGTGCGAAGCCGGGCGGGTTTCGATCCATAAAGCCTTGAGCGAGTTGCCCAACAGGGCGTCGCGATACCAAGCAAACGGTGGTGCATGAAACATCCAGTCCGCCACAAGCTCTAGTTCACGCCGGGCTGGGCTGATGTCTTTCAAGTGTCGCAGGCGGGTTTTGACAAACAGACGCCCGCAAAGCTTGGCCGCTGTCAGTTGCCAGCTCACGCCCGGCGTGCCTCGATCGCCTGCCAGATTTTTTCGGCAATGTTCACACCGTCAAACCGCTCCAGTTCCTGAATGCCGGTCGGCGAGGTCACGTTGATTTCGGTCAGGTAGTCGCCGATCACGTCGATCCCGACGAATATCTGCCCTTTTTCGCGTAAGAGCGGTCCAATTGCAGCGCAAATCTCCAGGTCGCGTTCCGTCAGCCCGATCTTTTCAGGACGACCGCCCACATGCATGTTGGATCGGGTTTCGCCGGCGGCGGGCACACGGTTGATCGCGCCGAGTGGCTCACCGTCCACAAGGATGATGCGCTTGTCGCCATTTGACACGTCGGGCAGGAATTTCTGCGC contains the following coding sequences:
- a CDS encoding YifB family Mg chelatase-like AAA ATPase, with product MVARINTVAFEGIRARLVEVQCALSPGLPSFSIVGLPDKAVSEARERVRAALSAMSVALPPRKIVINLSPADIPKEGSHFDLPIAMALLAEAGILAREDIADVVALGELALDGTLLPVVGALPAALAAAEKDMSMFCPRDCGAEAAWIGATKVHAATSLAAVLQHFTGQSPLAVAEPGKVTIETTIKDLRDVKGQERAKRALEIAAAGRHHLLLVGPPGSGKSMLAARLPGILPPMSPAEALETSMIHSVSGLLEGGGISQDRPYRAPHHTASMAAIVGGGRGAKPGEISLAHNGVLFMDEFPEFSRQVLETLRQPLETGDVTVARANAHVRYPSRFLLIAAANPCKCGHLTDPNRACNRAPLCGDDYMQRISGPLLDRFDMRVEVPPVTFQDLDLPANGEPSQTVAQRVMVARAIQADRYVGLNGVTTNADIEGKTLTEYASPDQDGRDTLLKASERFGLSARGYHRVLRVARTIADLAGAPDVTRKHVAEALSFRLVSHRETVG
- a CDS encoding alpha/beta hydrolase, with product MSWQLTAAKLCGRLFVKTRLRHLKDISPARRELELVADWMFHAPPFAWYRDALLGNSLKALWIETRPASHPAPNDRVILYLHGGGFVAGSPQTHRKMLARLSWLTGLRICVPDYRKAPEHPFPAALDDCVTTYEALIANGYAPRNIIIGGDSAGGGLTFSLLAQIDGRLPAPRAVFAFSPIVDLRFTSPSFESNKTKDPLLPSERRDLVVENYLGEQPADDERASPVLHDFKTPPPAFLQFSTTEILRDESLRMAQRLRDAGGQVELDEWPDAPHVWVILDGWVPEARVALQRAASFINRQFPDGTQGES